GTTATCCGTATAAACAATAAACAAATCTGACATTGGCTTGAATCGCCATTGCAAGCGAGAGTTAATGTTCATGTTATTGATTTGGGTGTTGTATTGAAGAAAGGTAGTAAAAAACAAGTTGTTCGTAAAAGTAATTTCTATTGTAGTGCCTATTAAAACTAAATCCGCAGAAGTATAAGGTTTAGGAAGTGTTATCTGATTAAAATCTGCTTTCAAGCCAAAAGCTGCGTATGGCTGCCAACGATAATTGACCTCTGCTGTGGAAGTCCATTTATGTCCGATGAAATATGTCCCATAAGTACTTAAAACACTGTATGAAAAAGTTTTTCTAAAATTAGAGGTAAAACTTACATTTGCTTGCTTGTAATAGTATCCTCCTATGGGCAAAGGTTTGCTATTCGTACCACTGGGGTCAAAAGGAAAAAATAAATACGTGTAGATATCTTCAAGTGAAACATCTACATGCGCGCTACTTTGAAAGTTTGTAACATGGCTCAAACGAATGATTCTGTCCAAAAAATTGCCTTTTCTATCAAAATACATGTCTGTATATAAGCCAAAATTAAAATTATTAACCCATCTACTTTTGGGATAAAAATACACATAGACCATAGGTTCTAAACGGACATAGTTTTTACGCGGCACAAAGCCTACTTCGGCGTTGTAGTTATTTCCCACAAATTCATGATTCCAGTGTGCTTGCACTTTGCGCGTATTGTACATAATCCAACTAGCATGTGCATTTTGGTCCCGAGACTTGTTGTTCGGTGAAAAAGTATGGTGATAAAACAATTTACCTTGCCATTTGCCATCTTTTGAAGCTAAGTTGTAGTCTATTCCAGCTAAACGATTGTACTGTGCATATTGTATTTCTGAACCTTGTACAGATTGTTTATTGACCAAAATAGCAGCTATATTAGACCGCTCAAATACTTTGCGCTGTACTGCAAAAACGCTGTAATTATAGCTACTCAACTGTAATTCTCGCACGCCTTCGGTTTGCATAGACATAGCGCCTATGCGCCAGTTTTGGTTGACTTTACCGCTTAATCTTGCTCCTGCAATAATCGGAACTACTTTTCCATTGTATAAGCCGATATTTCTTGAAAAGAAAGGGCGAATTTTAGAAAACCCAAAACGTTCAAATAAATCACTATTTTCTAAAAAGAAGTTTCTACGTTCAGGAAAAAACAAGGTAAAGCGGCTCAAGTTTGTTACTTGTCTATCTACTTCTACTTGGGAAAAATCGGGATTAAAAGTTAGGTCTAAATTAAGCGAAGGTGTAATTCCTACTTTTGCGTCCAAGCCTGTATTTGGCTTGGTTTGCAGGGGAATTTTGTTTTGATAATCTTGCTCTGCGCGCGCAATTGCATAAGGTATCAGGACTACATTCATGCCTGGGGGAGGAGGATAAGAGTCCCATTCTAAAACACCTGTATATGCTAAATGTGCAATATTAAACTGGCGTGGTACGGGATGCCAAGCGCCGTTTTCATTCCGCTTCAAGTCGTTACGAGAAAAGTTTACGCGCCAAATTTTTCTATCTGTTTTATATCGCAGTGTTTTGAACGGGATAGCCATTTCCACAGTCCATTTACCAAGTTCAATACAAGTTTGAGAGTACCATTTATTGTCCCAACTAGTGGTAACTCCCATACTTCCGCCATCGTTGAGAATCCCTTCTCTTTGAACATTGTAGGGACTTACAGTGAAATTAAAACCATTTGTTTTGTCGCACAAAGGATCTAAATAAACGGCGAAAGCATCTGTGCGGGGATATGAAAAGTCGCGTTTTAAGGATTGTACCACATATTCTCCTTGCAAAGAATCGTAGCAAATAGCGCCCACGTACAAAAATTCTTCGTCGTAGGTCATCATTGCTACGGTTTTGGACTTACAGTAGCTCGTGTCGTATGGAAAAGACTGCCAAAAGTCTGTAGCTTTTTGGGCAACTTCCCAAGATTTTTCGGTAATTTTACCATCTAAAATAATTTTGTCTTGAGCTTTTTGGATACAATAAACGTATTTCTCCTGACACAAACCTTGTAAAAAAAAGCAACAGATACTTATCCATAATATCCAACATCTCATCATTGGTGCTTTAATTGCAAAACTATGCAAAGTTTAGATAAAAACTTAAAAATGAGATTTTGACTTAATCAAGGTCAAAGTGAGTATAAGAATGTAGTTAAGAGCCTTAATGTGAATTTTTTAACAAATTGATAGATTATTTTTTTGGGCGTGCCCTTGTGGGCATTTCGCTGGCGCTCATGCCCACAAGGTCGGCGTGCTACGGGCTAGGTGCGGAATGCCCCGACCCTTGCGCAGCAAGGGGCACGCCCAAAAAATCAAATCATTTTTTAGACTTAATACCGCATTCCTATTAAAAAAATTTTTTTCCATAAAAGCGGATATTAATTGTATTATTGCGGAAAGTTTGAATTCCAACAAGCCGTGTTGAGTTCTTTAACCTTTCACAAATCAAAAACGCGGCAAAATTTAATCGTACCACTATCGGAACTACGACAAAAGCAAAAGGTTCACTTGCGTAAAACCTTCCGATAAACTAAAAACCGTTTTAATCGAACCATTGTGGATTTTAGAGCTTTGGGGTGCCCTGCAAAGCAGTGCCACCCTAAAAATTTCTCAAAGTCCTGTTTTCATTCCGTATTTCATTTGATTAGGTATTTTTGCGTAATTTTGTCATAAAAAATCACAAGCTATGAGTGAGATTAAAAAGATTATCTCCGAAGCCGCAGCACAAATGAAAAAGGCAGTGGAGCACTTAGAAGGAGAGTTGGCTAAAATTCGTGCAGGAAAGGCAAGTCCTGTAATGTTGGACGGCGTAAAAGTGGATTACTACGGCACACCCACACCTCTTAACCAACTAGCCCATATCACTGCTACTGATGCTAAAACTCTCACGGTTCAAGCATGGGAAAAAAATCTCATTCCTGTTATAGAAAAAGCCATTCGTGATGCAAATTTAGGTTTTAATCCTACTTCGGATGGCAGTATTATCCGAATCTTAGTACCTGCCCTGACTGAAGAGCGCAGAAAAGAACTGGTAAAACAAGCTAAACAAGTAGGTGAGGAAGCTAAAATAGCCGTTCGTAATATTCGTAGGGAGTACAATGAAAAAATTAAAAAATTAGCTAAAAGCGGCGTGTCCGAAGATGAAGTCAAAGCAGGGGAAAATGAGATGCAAAAACAAACCGATAACTTCATTGCTCAAATTGATGCCCACTTGAAGCAAAAAGAAGCAGAGATTATGAAAATCTAAATGTTAAAATGGTTGTTCTTTTTTGGGCTTATTTCAGTCATCATTGCTTATGTGGGCTTGCAAATAGGCGAATTTTCTTACAATACACAACAGATATGGAATAGTTTAAGGCATCGCGAATCAGAAGTATTTATTGTAGTGTGGCAGCTGCGCTTTGTACGCCTAGCTACGGCGTGGCTGTGTGGAGCTATTTTGTCGCTATGTGGTTTGATTATGCAGTCTTTATTCCGTAATGGATTAGCAGATCCTTACATTTTAGGTACTTCCGCAGGTGCATCGTTAGGTGTGAGCTTATTAGTTTTAGGTTATTTACCTGCGTATTTAGGAATAGTCAGCTATCCTTTGTTTGCTTTTTTAGGGGCTATTACTATCACTTGGC
This region of Bacteroidia bacterium genomic DNA includes:
- the frr gene encoding ribosome recycling factor — protein: MSEIKKIISEAAAQMKKAVEHLEGELAKIRAGKASPVMLDGVKVDYYGTPTPLNQLAHITATDAKTLTVQAWEKNLIPVIEKAIRDANLGFNPTSDGSIIRILVPALTEERRKELVKQAKQVGEEAKIAVRNIRREYNEKIKKLAKSGVSEDEVKAGENEMQKQTDNFIAQIDAHLKQKEAEIMKI
- a CDS encoding carbohydrate binding family 9 domain-containing protein; its protein translation is MMRCWILWISICCFFLQGLCQEKYVYCIQKAQDKIILDGKITEKSWEVAQKATDFWQSFPYDTSYCKSKTVAMMTYDEEFLYVGAICYDSLQGEYVVQSLKRDFSYPRTDAFAVYLDPLCDKTNGFNFTVSPYNVQREGILNDGGSMGVTTSWDNKWYSQTCIELGKWTVEMAIPFKTLRYKTDRKIWRVNFSRNDLKRNENGAWHPVPRQFNIAHLAYTGVLEWDSYPPPPGMNVVLIPYAIARAEQDYQNKIPLQTKPNTGLDAKVGITPSLNLDLTFNPDFSQVEVDRQVTNLSRFTLFFPERRNFFLENSDLFERFGFSKIRPFFSRNIGLYNGKVVPIIAGARLSGKVNQNWRIGAMSMQTEGVRELQLSSYNYSVFAVQRKVFERSNIAAILVNKQSVQGSEIQYAQYNRLAGIDYNLASKDGKWQGKLFYHHTFSPNNKSRDQNAHASWIMYNTRKVQAHWNHEFVGNNYNAEVGFVPRKNYVRLEPMVYVYFYPKSRWVNNFNFGLYTDMYFDRKGNFLDRIIRLSHVTNFQSSAHVDVSLEDIYTYLFFPFDPSGTNSKPLPIGGYYYKQANVSFTSNFRKTFSYSVLSTYGTYFIGHKWTSTAEVNYRWQPYAAFGLKADFNQITLPKPYTSADLVLIGTTIEITFTNNLFFTTFLQYNTQINNMNINSRLQWRFKPMSDLFIVYTDNYATHNLAVKNRALVIKLTYWLNV